CACACACCCATAACTGAAGAGGTCATACGTAAACTGAAATCAGGAAATCTTTTGGCTATAAGTGGTACTATCTACACAGCCCGTGATAGGGCACATAAAATCATTGCTGATCTATACACACAGCAAAAACCTATTCCTGTAGATTTCACTAATGAAATAATCTTCTATGCAGGTCCAAGCCCTGCTCCTGAAGGGATGCCTGTGGGAGCTATCGGCCCTACTACATCATACCGTATGGATGCGTATACCGATGTTATGCTTTCTCTTGGAGTTCGTATGTTTATTGGCAAAGGTTCACGCAGTGAAGAAGTTAAAAGGCTTTTGATTCAGCATAAAGCTGTGTATTGTTCAGGCTTTGGTGGTGCTGCGGCATACTTAGCGCAATGCGTAGTTGATGCTCATATTGTGGCTTTTGAAGAGCTTGGACCAGAGGCTATTTATAAATTGACTGTCGAAAAATTCCCGGTTATTGTAATAAACGATATATATGGCGGAGACCTGTATGC
Above is a genomic segment from Spirochaetota bacterium containing:
- a CDS encoding FumA C-terminus/TtdB family hydratase beta subunit; the encoded protein is MKAIEIHTPITEEVIRKLKSGNLLAISGTIYTARDRAHKIIADLYTQQKPIPVDFTNEIIFYAGPSPAPEGMPVGAIGPTTSYRMDAYTDVMLSLGVRMFIGKGSRSEEVKRLLIQHKAVYCSGFGGAAAYLAQCVVDAHIVAFEELGPEAIYKLTVEKFPVIVINDIYGGDLYADIYQSSSV